GGACCTCTCGCAGAACGCCCTGGCcgagctgccggctgggctgcTGACGCCACTCGTCACCCTCCGCCTCCTCAAGCTCAGCGACAACCTGCTGACACGGGTGCCCTCCGGCGCTTTCAGGGCACTGGGCCGGCTGGCCGAGCTCCACCTGGATGGTAACTGGCTGGAGGAGCTGCCGGCCAGCGCctttgctgggctgggggggctgcggcggctgcagctgcagcacaaccACCTCGGCAGCCTGGCCCCTGACATCTTTGCCGGTCTCCCCAACCTCACCGTCCTCAGCCTGGAGGCCAACCGCCTGGCCACCCTGCCTGCCGCCCTCTTCACCGGCACCCCTCATCTCCTCCACCTCTCGCTGGCTCGCAACCAGCTGGAGACGCTGCCCCAGGGGCTCTTCACCAACCTGTCGGCGCTGCAGACCCTGATGCTCTCGCACAACGCCATGATCCATCTCCCCGACGGGGTTTTCCAGGGCCTGGCAGGGCTGACAGCGCTGCAGCTGAGCCACAACAACCTCTCCAGCCTGCCGGctgggctgctggctgggctgcccCTCCTCACCGCCCTGGCGCTGGACCACAACCGCCTGGCCCACTTGCCCCCGGGGCTCTTCGATGCCAACGAGGAGCTGGCACACGTGGGGCTGGCCGACAACCCCTGGGCCTGCGACTGCCACCTCGCCTATCTCCTGGGCTGGCTCCAGGGCTTCGCCGAGCCCCTCACCCACGCGCAAGCCTCCTGCGCCCACCCGGCCGCTCTCCAGGGACGGTTCCTGCTGGAGGTctcccaggggcagctggagtgCCCAGGAGCGCCTGGCATCCcccaggaggagggctgggacaAGGAGCGGGGGGAGGATGCTCTGGGGCAGTGCACCTACAGCAACCCTGAGGGCACCATAAGCATGGCCTGTGATGCCACGagctgccagcagctcagccttcgcctccctcctcctcctcctcctgggcagGTGGCAGGGACGGGGCTGGTGTACCAGGGTGCCTGGGTGCTGCGCTCCCGCTGTGGCACGCTGCAGGTCAGCGTCCTTGTCAGGGCACAGAGCGGGGACGAGGCCATGTCACCAGGTCTCCCTGCTGAGCCCTAGAGCTCAGGCAGGCGCCAGCTTCTGCCTGCTCTTGCATTGGCAACCTCTGAACCAGCCTGGGAAACAGCATGCCATCTCGCTCCGCTACCCCGGTGTGGTCACCAGCCAACACCGAGCTCTCTGCAAAAGCCGGCCTAGTGGTGTTTATTGTCCCAGCTATGCGTTTGCCctgtatttcaaatattaataaaatgtatatatGATTTCTGTGCAGCCAGTTCCCATGGTGGAGAGTAGAAACACTCTGTTCTCCAGCCTCTGTCCATGTATCTGGGAGAAGCGGTGAAGGTTGCTGTGGTCCGCTGGGGACTTGGCCGGGGCTGTGCGTGGTGTGGCATGGGTGCAGGCGCCTGGCAGTGAGTAGGTGCCACTCTCCGGCGTGCTTATCTCTGCCCGCTGCAGCCTGGCACTAACCCCCGGGGCACGGGTTTGGGGTGGGGTGTCCAAGGGAGACATGGGCGAGTGCTGCCGACTGCCCAGCGAGGGGCAcgggctgcctggctgcagggtgGGCTCCGGCCCAGGGCTGTGCACCGGCAGGTCCCCCACCCACCCTGGCAGGGCTtggcctgcagccccccccgcagTCAGCCCCACGGAGGCTCCGTGGAGACGGGGCGCAAAGTCCCAGCGGCGCTGCCCACCCAGGGGATGGCAGGTAAGGTGGGTGCTCCCCTAAGAGAGCAAGCGTGTGTGCACGCACGCGTGGGTGCGTGGTGTTCGTGGGTGCACGCACGCGTGCGTGTGTGCAAGGCGCGGGCCCAGCAGGCGGCAGCCAGCTGCCTGCCGGCAGAGCCCTTCTCCCGGCGGCTGCGGTGCGGTGTTCCTGCACCATCTTGCGGCCGCTGGGACCTGGGCTCTCCTGGGCCAGGCGGAGCCCTGCCTGCGCCTGGCCACCCTCTGAGCCAGCCTTCCTGGCCCGGCCCGCCGCGACAAGGCACTGGGCTCCTTGCTTGGGGCCGCgctggctttgctgctgggcCGTGCGGCTCTGCCAGCCCCCTTCCCGGCTGCTGCCCGGCCGGAGAGCCGGGAGCGGAGCCGGGGCTCCGTGTCGTATTCGACTGACCTGCCCCCGGCAGTGGGCTGCCATCCCGGCCATGCTCTGGACTGCCGGCCCCGCGCTCCGGGGAGGCAGGTGGGCAATGCTGCACCCCCGGACACGGTCCCGCACAGCCACCCCGCCGCCTCTTCTGCACAGGGGACTGCCACCGTGCCGCAGCCATCTCCCAGGTGAGGTTGGCGTGGCCACCTCCAAGCCTGGACCAGCGATGCCGCggctggctgcagctccccaaACCCTGGCACAGCTGCCACACCACGGCTAGGGGAGGCCGGTGTCACTCCCGCTGTGAGCTCTGTCCCCTCGTGCACCCTGGCTCCTGCCACCCTGCAGCCTCCCGAGCAGCGAGCGGGGACCTGGACGCATATGGCGTGGATGTTGGAAAAGGGTATGGCTGTTGAAAATGTGCAGTAGTTTGAGTGTTTTTAAATTTGCCAGGAAAGGTATAATGAAGCCCAGCATGTGCAAGCTGAGCCTTAATAAGAGCAGgtgaaaactgaagaagaaatgtttaaatGCAATTAGTGCAATTAGCCTTTGGGAAGCGATGGATGCCTTGCCATTTTAAGTCTTTGCATCAAACAAGGTGTTTCTTCCCACAAGACACCCTGCACTGGCCAGGAGCCCTGGGTGTCACCATGGGAGGGTCTGCGGCTTGTGCTAGGATGGAGGGGAGCACAACGCTCAGCCCCAGCCCTACGGCCAGCGAGGTGCGGAGCCGTGGGGCTGAGCCCAGAGCCTGGGTGTCAGTGCATCTGCCCGGCCGCAGATGTTATCCCTGTTATAAGCTTAAACAAATGGCTTCAGAGCAGCACCTTTAGCTACATAAGGCAATTCCTGAGGAAGGAAACAGCTGgatatttttaataggaaaagctTTAAATAGGAAAACTTTCTATTGTGTCGGTGGGGGTGGTGCCTGTGAAGCTGATGGGTTACGCTGGTGGAGATGTGGGACTGCAGAGAGCATCAGCTACAAAACAGGCTGGCCTGGAGATCTTCAGGTTTTCCTGGACGTAACTAGTCAAGTGGTGCCAGCAGATAACACCTGGGGGGTACGTGCCTGTGACTTCTCTGAGGGGTTTCTGCAACGGCCTCCCACGCTGGGGGTGCAGCTCCACTGCCTGCTCCCCGGCCGTCCCTTATCTCCCCATGCAGACCTGTGCCCTGACCTCATGCAAAACCAAGCCCTGCGCCTGGGCCGTGGATAAAGAGCTGGCCAGGTGATGGGACCCTCGTCTTCTGGCCTTGCTCCTCACACGGCACAGCTCGCTCTGGCGGCTGGACTCGTTCGCAAGCGCTCAGCCAAGTAAGTGATGCAAAATGctttatttgctctttaaaatgtGCTGGGAGGGACAGCTCTGGGGGGGCTGTTGATTGTTTccttgcagcagggagcaggagaggcTGCAGCACCGTGAGCTGGGGCCGTCCCTCcatgtccctgtgctgctggagggtgGGACAAGTAAGGAGCCACACTGAGGTCCACCACAGCCAGACGGGGTGAGGGAGAGTTTTAAAAGAGCTTTGCAGttcaaaactgtttattttcatcCCCATGCACTCAGTCCAGCCATTCCCACCTGTGCATTTAACCCATTGTGCTGCCCCTGCAGCTGAAGTGAAGCAGGCCCTTTTGCATCCGCACCCCCGGCTCCTGCACCCGAGTCTCCCAGGGGAGAGGATGGGCAGggatcagcagcagcttctgccctggggaaccccacggGGCAGCTGGCACATACGTAACCTCCCATTGGTTTCTCTTCAAACCCAGTGGCTTTCAGCCTCCTGTATTTGCTGACCTCTCaacgtttttaaaaaaaataacttttcatagCAAATTTACCCTCCCAGCGTAAGTTTTTTTGCATGGTCAGCTTTGATGGACACCCAAGAAGCAACCCACAGCCATTtcccctgctcccacccaggGCTGTGAACCACAAGCTGGAAACTATGGTCTCAGTACGACACTCGTGGCCATTAAACCCCAGCTAATGTGTTAGCTGAGTGTTTCCAAATGACTCGATGGAAGTGGTGGACTTTACGTGGCTATTGATGGGTGTGCATGAGTGACTTCACTTCCTAACTGCAGGTCAGAGCCCTAAATGCTAGGTGTTGAAGAGTTCATCTGTGGACTTTTCATAGTCTTTTAATGAGCCTCGCTCTAAAGCTTGGTTGCTCTTCACAGGTTAACCATTTCTATCTGACAGAGCTGCATAACCAAGGCCAAACTATGATGTGATTAGCAAGAATGCTGAAAAGGAGATGCTTAGAAGCCATGTTTTAAATGACCCCCCTGAACTGAGAGAAGCACCAATGAAATAGCAAGCCCATCCAGCACAGTGTGGAAATTCTGAGTAAACAAGGTCATCTGGTCTTGGCTGGCTTCTGGGACCCTTTCTGGTGCCTCGTTAGCAAGTGCAGGGCTGACTGCTTCTGTTGTTGCATGAATGGGCTGTTGCCCTGCTGAGTAACTGGACCCGCTGGGGCAGCGCTAATGGGCAGCAGCACTTTGCCTTCTTCACCCAGACAGATGCCGAGCCTACAGCCCAAATATGGGAGAAGGAGGGCCAGAGAACAGACCGTCCAGCCCTTGTCCCTCCTGGAACGTCTCCCAGTGCCAAGCCGTGAGCTGGCTCGCTCTGCCTTCCTCTCCATCCCTCAGTACCAACGGCCACGAACTCTTGTAAATGCAGCATACGTTGGCTTGTacggtctctctctttctcctaaAATGAGTTATGATATGCGAATAGAAGAGTCCTGAGAGTTGAATGACAGTGTGGTACCACAGTTCATGAGCTGTGGAcagatattttttgttcttcataactgatttttgaaatctttttttcaggACTATGTACCagcatttcctcttccttttcttcttctccttccatCTCCATAAATGCCAAGATCAAATCCTGGGTGAAGATCCATATGAAATGCCCAAAGACTACCAGGAGGTCTACAGAGGGACAAAAAATGACATCAAAGAGATCCCAAAGATTGCAAAGCCCTTCATTTCTGAGATGATCTTTGTGCAAACCAGCATCACTGCTATAAGGAAAGGTGCCTTCGGGTACATGCCCAACCTGATCAAGATTTTGTTTATTGGCAACAAGATCAAGACAGTTGAACCTGGAGCCTTTGATAATTTGGTCAAGCTGAGGGACTTGGAGATCTCTGGTGCCTTGTTGGAAGAACTAGCTGTGGGCACTTTCCAAAACCTCCCAAGCTTGCAGAGGCTGGAGCTGAGAGACAGCCACCTCAGATACATCCCCAAAGGCCTGTTTGATGGGCTGGAAAATTTGGGAGAGCTCTCCCTGCACATCAATGCAATCTCTTCTCTTCCAGAAGGCATTTTTGATTCTCTCGTCAATCTAACATTTTTGGACCTTGCTAGAAACAGGATCACAACTCTTCCTGGGGATGCCTTTAGCAAACTCCCTCAGCTGCAAGTCCTCCGGCTGTATGAGAATGAGTTGCAGGACCTCCCAGAGGGGCTGCTAGACAGTCAGTCGGGACTGCTGGAGCTCAGCCTCCAGAGGAACAGGCTCAGGGCACTGCCATCCATGTTTCTGAGGAGGCTGCCTCACCTGGAGAAGCTCCTCTTGGACAACAACTTCATCGAGGTTCTCCCACCTCAGGGCTTTTTTGGTTTAAACAAATTGAAGCTGCTGACTCTGAGTTCAAACCACATTACGGAGCTCCCCTGCTGCCTTTTTGACACCATGCCACACCTGCAGGAGCTGGACCTGGGCAGGAACAGTTTGGCCACACTTCCAGACAGCATCTTTGTCAACCTGACGTCTCTTGGCAAACTCATCTTGTCCCACAACCAGCTAGCAGCCCTGCCAAGAGGAGCCTTCACTGGGCTCAGCAAGCTGTTGGACCTCCAGCTGGACACAAATCAGCTCTCTGCTCTGGATGATGAGGTCTTTGCTTCTCTCCCAAATCTGAAAACCCTCAACCTTCGGAAGAATCAGCTGGAGAGCGTGCCCCGAGGGCTTCTGGACCCCCTGAAGAAGCTCAGCTCAGTGTATCTGAGTGGAAACCCATGGAGATGTGACTGCAACCTCTGCTACCTGCACAGCTGGATCCTAGGCAACAGTGAGAAGGTCAAATTTTCCACCCAAGTATCATGCAAGAGTCCACCCCACCTGGCAGGGCGAGCAGTGACATCACTGAGGGATGACCACTTAACTTGCCAAGCTACTCTGCCTCTTTCAGCTTCTTTTACCCCATCTCTGCCATTCACCTCCACATCATCACAGGGGATATCAATGTTGCTGTCACCTGGAGCCTTGCCCACTGCAGTGCCAACCACGTTGTCATTGGCAGCCTTTCCCATCATGGCACTGCCAACCATGCTGTCACCTGTGGCCACCTCTGCCATGATGCCAACGGAGGCCGCCTTCACCACTCCATCACCAACTGTGCTGCTGAAGGCCTTCATTGCCACCCCATCATCAACTGTGCTGCCCAAGACCTCCATCACCACGCCATCATCAACTATGCTGCCCAAGACGTCCATCACCATGACAACATCAACCATGCTGCCAAAGGCCTCCATCACCACCCCATCATCATCTGTGCTGCCTGAGACCTCCATCACCACCCTATCACCAGTTGTGCCACCTGAGGCCTCCATCACCACCCCATCACCAACTGTGCTGCCAGAGACCTCCATCAACACACCATCATCAACCATGCTGCCAAAGGCCTCCATCACCACCCCATCACCAACTGTGTTGCCAGAGACCTCCATCAATACACCATCACCAACTGTGCTGCCCAAGGCTTCCGTCACCACCCCATCACCCGCTGTGCCACAGGAGGCCTTCGGCCTGTGTGTAACTCCAGCCGTCATAAGCCTACAGCCTCCTGGggcccccagcccagagcctgcACTGTCCACTCTAGCTTCTGCCACCACATCAGTGCCAACCATCCCGCTGGCAGCCACCACCAGACAAGTGTCTCCTGCTCTTCTGGTGCCCATGGAGAGGCCAGCCACCATCCAGTGGGGGACATCCAGCATCTCCCTTGTCTCGGCCCCCCCTGAGGCACTCTGGCCaccccccagggctgctgtgccGGGCATGGTCCTTCTGGCCTCACGCTCCCCGTCCCACCGTGCTCCTGCGCCAGGCGGGGAGCAGGGCCGTGCCACCGCATGGGGCTTGTCCACGGTTGGCACCCAGCCCGCTCCCACTGCCCCCCAACGCGCTCTCACCCCTGCAGGCACCGTCCTGCTCCCGACACCTCCTGTCCCCCCGCCGCCAGACCATACGAGCCCCTGGCCGGCCTCCCCGCCCCTGGCCCCCAGCGGCCATCACACCTGGGGCTTCGCCCTGCGGTCCAGCCCATGGCACTGCCGGGTGTCCCTGGCCCTGGGCCTGGCTGCGCTGgcgctgcaggcaggctgcacgCTGCTATGGGGGACACTCGTCCTTCTCCTGCACCAAGCCACCCGCCGCCGGGGCCACCCCCTGCCACCGGTGAGGCTGCTGCGTCTCCAAGCCCTGGCTGCCCCGGGGCCCCCCGAGCAAGCCCGGGCACCGCTTTGAGCT
The Harpia harpyja isolate bHarHar1 chromosome 12, bHarHar1 primary haplotype, whole genome shotgun sequence genome window above contains:
- the LOC128149673 gene encoding carboxypeptidase N subunit 2-like codes for the protein MPHSCRLLVYALLGLGSLLVGGLPLPCPPTCQCYDTSKVFCSEERMREIPAGLPGNATQIFFVETALSSIRRGALGSSTTLTKLVFLNNNIQELEASAFQGLPSLTELEVSGNPLPAISREVLVGLPSLSKLSLGANAIRSLQPGLFATACRLQDLRLPGNKIEVLPTDIFRPLRRLQTLDLSQNALAELPAGLLTPLVTLRLLKLSDNLLTRVPSGAFRALGRLAELHLDGNWLEELPASAFAGLGGLRRLQLQHNHLGSLAPDIFAGLPNLTVLSLEANRLATLPAALFTGTPHLLHLSLARNQLETLPQGLFTNLSALQTLMLSHNAMIHLPDGVFQGLAGLTALQLSHNNLSSLPAGLLAGLPLLTALALDHNRLAHLPPGLFDANEELAHVGLADNPWACDCHLAYLLGWLQGFAEPLTHAQASCAHPAALQGRFLLEVSQGQLECPGAPGIPQEEGWDKERGEDALGQCTYSNPEGTISMACDATSCQQLSLRLPPPPPPGQVAGTGLVYQGAWVLRSRCGTLQVSVLVRAQSGDEAMSPGLPAEP
- the LOC128149671 gene encoding uncharacterized protein LOC128149671, with the protein product MGPSSSGLAPHTAQLALAAGLVRKRSAKTMYQHFLFLFFFSFHLHKCQDQILGEDPYEMPKDYQEVYRGTKNDIKEIPKIAKPFISEMIFVQTSITAIRKGAFGYMPNLIKILFIGNKIKTVEPGAFDNLVKLRDLEISGALLEELAVGTFQNLPSLQRLELRDSHLRYIPKGLFDGLENLGELSLHINAISSLPEGIFDSLVNLTFLDLARNRITTLPGDAFSKLPQLQVLRLYENELQDLPEGLLDSQSGLLELSLQRNRLRALPSMFLRRLPHLEKLLLDNNFIEVLPPQGFFGLNKLKLLTLSSNHITELPCCLFDTMPHLQELDLGRNSLATLPDSIFVNLTSLGKLILSHNQLAALPRGAFTGLSKLLDLQLDTNQLSALDDEVFASLPNLKTLNLRKNQLESVPRGLLDPLKKLSSVYLSGNPWRCDCNLCYLHSWILGNSEKVKFSTQVSCKSPPHLAGRAVTSLRDDHLTCQATLPLSASFTPSLPFTSTSSQGISMLLSPGALPTAVPTTLSLAAFPIMALPTMLSPVATSAMMPTEAAFTTPSPTVLLKAFIATPSSTVLPKTSITTPSSTMLPKTSITMTTSTMLPKASITTPSSSVLPETSITTLSPVVPPEASITTPSPTVLPETSINTPSSTMLPKASITTPSPTVLPETSINTPSPTVLPKASVTTPSPAVPQEAFGLCVTPAVISLQPPGAPSPEPALSTLASATTSVPTIPLAATTRQVSPALLVPMERPATIQWGTSSISLVSAPPEALWPPPRAAVPGMVLLASRSPSHRAPAPGGEQGRATAWGLSTVGTQPAPTAPQRALTPAGTVLLPTPPVPPPPDHTSPWPASPPLAPSGHHTWGFALRSSPWHCRVSLALGLAALALQAGCTLLWGTLVLLLHQATRRRGHPLPPVRLLRLQALAAPGPPEQARAPL